A genomic region of Pseudomonas migulae contains the following coding sequences:
- a CDS encoding AAA family ATPase produces MLKTLAVANYRSINKLVIPLGRLNLITGPNGSGKSNLYRALRLLAETAQGGVVNALAREGGLDSTFWAGPENITRRMRNGEVPIEATVRHGVKRLRLGFAGEDFGYSISLGLPDSNGHFMLPGHSSPIPSRFSLDPQIKRECLWAGAFYRPASLLVDRDGPMIRTRANRSWDVLAQHTPTFDSLFDQVGSLRTSPEVLEMREFIRRWRFYDHFRSDADAPVRQPQLGTRTPVLHHDGRDLAAALQTIIEIGDPDALRNAISDAFPGARLHIEPLAGGRFAIEFYQEGLLRPLSAAELSDGTLRYLLLVAALLTPRPPTLMVLNEPETSLHPDLLPALARLIIRASEKCQVWVVSHARRLISALQEDPECNCIVLEKNLGQTGIVGQRVLDEPAWYWPD; encoded by the coding sequence ATGCTCAAAACCCTCGCGGTGGCCAATTACCGCTCGATCAATAAACTGGTGATTCCGCTGGGTCGGTTGAACCTGATCACCGGTCCGAACGGCAGCGGCAAATCCAACCTCTACCGCGCGCTGCGCCTGCTGGCGGAAACCGCCCAAGGCGGCGTGGTCAATGCGCTGGCCCGCGAGGGTGGGCTGGATTCGACCTTCTGGGCCGGACCGGAAAACATCACCCGACGCATGCGTAACGGTGAAGTGCCGATCGAGGCGACCGTGCGTCACGGCGTCAAACGCCTGCGCCTGGGGTTCGCCGGCGAGGATTTCGGTTATTCGATCAGCCTGGGGCTGCCCGATTCCAACGGTCATTTCATGTTGCCCGGGCACAGCTCACCCATTCCGTCACGTTTCAGCCTCGACCCGCAAATCAAGCGCGAATGCCTGTGGGCCGGGGCGTTTTATCGTCCAGCGAGCCTGCTGGTGGATCGCGACGGCCCGATGATCCGCACCCGAGCCAACCGCAGCTGGGACGTGCTGGCTCAACACACGCCGACGTTCGACAGCCTGTTCGATCAGGTCGGCAGCTTGCGTACCTCGCCGGAGGTTCTGGAGATGCGTGAGTTCATCCGCCGCTGGCGCTTCTACGATCACTTTCGCAGCGACGCCGACGCACCGGTGCGTCAGCCACAACTGGGCACCCGCACCCCGGTGCTGCACCACGACGGCAGGGATCTGGCAGCGGCGTTGCAGACCATCATCGAAATTGGCGACCCCGACGCTTTGCGCAACGCAATCAGCGATGCGTTTCCCGGTGCACGGCTGCATATCGAGCCGCTGGCCGGCGGCCGGTTCGCCATCGAGTTTTATCAGGAAGGGTTGTTGCGGCCGCTCTCGGCGGCTGAATTGTCCGATGGGACGTTGCGGTATTTGCTGTTGGTGGCGGCTTTGCTGACGCCGCGCCCGCCAACGCTGATGGTGCTGAACGAACCGGAAACCAGCCTGCATCCGGACCTGTTGCCGGCGCTGGCGCGCTTGATTATCCGGGCGTCGGAGAAGTGTCAGGTGTGGGTGGTGTCCCATGCGCGGCGGCTTATCTCGGCGTTGCAGGAGGACCCGGAATGCAACTGCATCGTGCTGG
- a CDS encoding efflux RND transporter periplasmic adaptor subunit yields the protein MAVPGLKRVVGLSLLVLLSACGEKPQVEKDRPRVFVQVVKPADYAASVTLTGDVQARVQTELSFRVGGKIIQRMVDVGDRVSAKQVLAKLDPKDLQTNVDSAQAQVVAEQARVKQSAAAFVRQQKLLPKGYTSQSEYDSAQAALHSSQSSLTAAQAQLANAREQLSYTALIADAPGVITARQAEVGQVVQATMPIFSLARDGERDAVFNVYESLLAEAPEDKTIVVSLLGNPSIKTTGTVREITPAVSAQTGTVQVKVTLDGLPEGMQLGSVVSATAKTPGKSAVELPWSALTKNLSDPAVWLVDDQGTAQLHTVTVGRYLTGKIIISDGLKGGEKVVIAGGQLLHPGVKVEIAENTYKDLAEGAQP from the coding sequence ATGGCTGTTCCCGGATTGAAAAGAGTGGTTGGCCTGAGCCTCCTTGTCCTGTTGAGCGCCTGCGGCGAAAAACCTCAGGTCGAGAAGGACCGTCCAAGGGTGTTCGTGCAGGTGGTCAAACCGGCTGATTACGCCGCATCCGTGACCCTTACCGGCGATGTTCAGGCACGCGTCCAGACCGAGCTGTCGTTCCGCGTCGGCGGCAAGATCATCCAGCGCATGGTCGATGTCGGTGACCGGGTATCGGCCAAACAGGTGTTGGCCAAACTCGATCCGAAAGACCTGCAGACCAACGTCGACTCGGCCCAGGCTCAGGTCGTCGCCGAACAGGCACGGGTCAAACAGTCTGCGGCGGCCTTCGTGCGCCAGCAAAAACTCCTGCCCAAGGGCTACACCAGTCAAAGCGAATACGACTCCGCCCAGGCCGCGTTGCACAGCAGTCAAAGTTCGCTGACGGCCGCTCAGGCGCAATTGGCCAACGCCCGTGAACAACTGAGCTACACCGCGCTGATTGCCGATGCGCCGGGCGTCATTACCGCCCGCCAGGCGGAAGTCGGCCAAGTGGTGCAGGCCACCATGCCGATTTTCAGCCTCGCCCGGGACGGTGAGCGTGATGCCGTGTTCAACGTCTACGAATCGCTGCTGGCGGAGGCCCCCGAAGACAAAACCATCGTGGTCAGCCTGCTCGGCAACCCGTCCATCAAGACCACCGGTACGGTTCGGGAAATCACCCCGGCCGTTTCCGCGCAGACCGGCACGGTGCAGGTCAAAGTCACCCTTGACGGTCTGCCGGAGGGCATGCAGCTGGGGTCGGTGGTCAGCGCCACGGCGAAGACGCCGGGCAAATCGGCAGTTGAGCTGCCGTGGTCGGCCCTGACCAAAAACCTCAGCGATCCGGCCGTGTGGCTGGTGGACGACCAAGGAACGGCGCAGTTGCATACGGTCACGGTCGGTCGCTACCTGACCGGCAAAATCATCATCAGCGACGGCCTGAAGGGCGGCGAAAAAGTCGTCATCGCGGGCGGCCAGTTGTTGCACCCCGGCGTGAAGGTGGAAATCGCCGAAAACACCTATAAAGACCTGGCCGAAGGAGCCCAGCCATGA
- a CDS encoding efflux RND transporter periplasmic adaptor subunit codes for MKRMLLVFAGVMLVACSKEEPPLEPVRPVLSIKVLALDEENLGRFAGSIQARYETNVGFRVPGRIASRNVDVGAEVEKGALLATLDPTDQQNQLRSAEGDLAKVQAQLINAQANARRQQELFDRGVGAQAQLDIAQTDLKTTQASLDQAKAAVDQARDQLGYVELRTDHKAIVTAWNAEAGQVVTAGQQVVTLAQPDIKEAVIDLPDTLVDQLPADVVFQVAVQLDPSITTTAIVREIEPQAQSATRTRRARLTLTDTPAGFRLGTAISVTLSSAIKPRIELPLTALQEVDGKSRIWVIDPQTQTVSPRDISLISRTDSTMVLASGVKSGERVVSAGVNSLKPGQKVKIDEDSPQ; via the coding sequence ATGAAGCGCATGTTGCTGGTGTTCGCCGGTGTGATGCTGGTGGCCTGTTCGAAAGAAGAGCCACCGCTGGAGCCGGTACGCCCGGTGTTGTCGATCAAAGTGCTGGCGCTGGACGAAGAAAATCTCGGCCGTTTCGCCGGCAGTATCCAGGCACGTTACGAAACCAATGTCGGTTTCCGCGTACCGGGACGGATCGCCAGTCGCAACGTCGATGTTGGCGCCGAAGTCGAGAAAGGCGCCTTGCTCGCCACGCTCGATCCCACGGATCAGCAGAACCAGCTGCGCTCGGCCGAGGGCGACCTGGCGAAGGTTCAGGCGCAGTTGATCAACGCCCAGGCCAACGCCCGGCGTCAGCAGGAGCTGTTCGATCGCGGGGTCGGTGCGCAGGCACAACTGGACATCGCCCAGACCGATCTGAAAACCACCCAGGCCTCCCTCGATCAAGCGAAGGCGGCCGTCGATCAGGCCAGGGATCAACTCGGTTACGTCGAACTGCGCACGGACCACAAAGCCATCGTCACCGCGTGGAATGCCGAAGCCGGGCAAGTGGTGACCGCCGGCCAGCAAGTGGTGACCCTGGCGCAGCCGGACATCAAGGAAGCGGTGATCGACCTGCCCGACACGCTGGTCGATCAGTTGCCGGCGGACGTGGTGTTTCAGGTCGCCGTGCAACTGGACCCGAGCATCACCACCACCGCCATCGTTCGCGAAATCGAACCCCAGGCCCAAAGCGCCACCCGCACCCGTCGCGCCCGCCTGACGCTGACCGATACGCCAGCGGGTTTTCGCCTGGGCACGGCGATCAGCGTGACCCTCAGCTCCGCCATCAAACCCCGTATCGAACTGCCCCTGACTGCGCTTCAGGAGGTCGATGGCAAATCGCGAATCTGGGTCATCGACCCACAGACCCAGACCGTTTCCCCCCGTGACATCAGCCTGATCAGCCGCACTGACTCGACGATGGTCCTGGCCAGCGGCGTGAAGTCCGGCGAGCGCGTCGTCAGTGCCGGTGTGAACAGCCTGAAACCGGGGCAGAAAGTGAAAATCGACGAGGACAGCCCACAATGA
- a CDS encoding efflux RND transporter permease subunit, translating to MKGSFNLSEWAIKHQSFVWYLMFVALLMGVFSYMNLGREEDPSFTIKTMVIQSNWPGATQEETLDQVTDRIEKKLEELDSLDYVKSYTRPGESTVFVNLRDTTSAKDIPEIWYQVRKKINDIRGDFPKGLQGPGFNDEFGDVFGSVYAFTADGLSMRQLRDYVEQVRAEIREVPGLGKVEMVGEQDEVLYLNFSTRKLAALGIDQRQVVESLQSQNAVTPAGVIEAGPERISVRTTGQFASEKDLANVNLRLNDRFYRLADIADISRGYVDPSTPEFRFNGHPGIGLAIAMKKGGNIQDFGKALHERMTDLTADLPVGVGVYNVSDQAAVVEKAVGGFTSALFEAVVIVLIVSFVSLGVRAGLVVACSIPLVLAMVFVFMEYSGITMQRISLGALIIALGLLVDDAMITVEMMVTRLEMGETKEQAATFAYTSTAFPMLTGTLVTVAGFVPIGLNASSAGEYTFTLFAVIAVAMLVSWIVAVLFAPVIGLHILSANVKPHDAELGRIGRAFNYGMLWSMRNRWWAIGITIALFVASVFSMQFVQNQFFPSSDRPEILVDLNLPQNASIAETRKAVDKLEATLKDDPDIERWSTYIGEGAIRFYLPLDQQLQNPYYAQLVIVSKGLESREALSQRLRERLRKDFVGIGSYVQALEMGPPVGRPIQYRVSGKDIDQVRKHAIALATELDKNSHIGEIIYDWNEPGKVLRIDIAQDKVRQLGLSSEDVANLMNSIVVGAPVTQVDDDIYLINVVGRAVDAERGTPETLQNLQIVTPSGTSIPLLAFATVRYELEQPLVWRRDRKPTITIKAAVRDEIQPTDLVKQLKPDIDKFAASLPVGYKVATGGTVEESGKAQGPIAKVVPLMLFLMATFLMIQLHSVQKLFLVASVAPLGLIGVVLALIPTGTPMGFVAILGILALIGIIIRNSVILVTQIDALEKEGLSPWDAVAQATEHRRRPILLTAAAASLGMIPIAREVFWGPMAYAMIGGIIIATLLTLLFLPALYVAWYKIREPKNEVR from the coding sequence ATGAAAGGGAGTTTCAACTTATCCGAATGGGCCATCAAACATCAGTCGTTTGTCTGGTATCTGATGTTCGTCGCGCTGTTGATGGGCGTGTTTTCGTACATGAACCTGGGTCGCGAAGAAGACCCGTCGTTTACCATCAAAACCATGGTCATCCAGTCCAACTGGCCGGGCGCGACCCAGGAAGAAACCCTCGACCAGGTCACGGACCGCATCGAGAAAAAACTCGAGGAACTCGACTCCCTCGACTATGTGAAAAGCTACACCCGCCCCGGTGAATCGACGGTCTTCGTCAACCTGCGCGACACCACCAGTGCCAAGGACATCCCGGAAATCTGGTACCAGGTGCGCAAGAAGATCAACGACATTCGCGGCGACTTCCCCAAGGGCCTGCAAGGGCCGGGATTCAACGACGAATTCGGTGATGTGTTCGGTTCGGTGTACGCCTTCACCGCCGACGGCTTGTCGATGCGTCAGTTGCGCGACTACGTCGAGCAGGTCCGCGCCGAGATTCGTGAAGTGCCGGGTCTGGGCAAGGTCGAGATGGTCGGTGAGCAGGATGAAGTGCTGTATCTGAACTTCTCCACCCGCAAACTGGCGGCGCTGGGCATCGATCAGCGCCAGGTCGTGGAGAGCCTGCAATCGCAAAACGCCGTGACGCCCGCTGGGGTGATCGAGGCCGGGCCGGAGCGGATTTCCGTGCGCACCACAGGGCAGTTCGCTTCCGAGAAAGACCTGGCAAACGTTAACCTGCGGCTCAACGATCGCTTCTATCGCCTGGCCGACATCGCGGACATCAGTCGGGGTTACGTCGACCCGTCGACGCCGGAGTTTCGCTTCAACGGTCACCCGGGCATTGGTCTGGCCATCGCCATGAAGAAGGGCGGCAACATTCAGGATTTCGGCAAGGCGCTGCATGAGCGAATGACCGACCTGACCGCTGACCTGCCGGTGGGCGTCGGTGTGTACAACGTTTCCGACCAGGCTGCCGTTGTGGAAAAGGCCGTCGGTGGCTTCACCAGCGCGCTGTTTGAAGCGGTGGTGATCGTGCTGATCGTCAGTTTCGTCAGCCTCGGCGTGCGCGCCGGACTGGTGGTGGCGTGCTCGATTCCGCTGGTACTGGCGATGGTCTTCGTCTTCATGGAATACAGCGGCATCACCATGCAGCGTATTTCCCTCGGCGCGTTGATCATCGCCCTCGGCCTGCTGGTGGACGATGCGATGATCACGGTGGAGATGATGGTCACCCGGCTGGAGATGGGCGAAACCAAGGAGCAGGCGGCCACGTTCGCCTACACCTCGACCGCGTTTCCGATGCTCACCGGCACGCTGGTCACCGTCGCGGGTTTCGTGCCCATCGGCCTGAACGCCAGTTCGGCGGGCGAGTACACCTTCACGCTGTTCGCGGTGATTGCGGTGGCGATGCTGGTGTCGTGGATTGTCGCGGTGTTGTTCGCCCCGGTGATCGGCCTGCACATCCTCAGCGCCAACGTGAAACCCCATGACGCCGAGCTTGGGCGCATCGGTCGTGCCTTCAATTACGGCATGCTCTGGTCGATGCGCAATCGCTGGTGGGCCATCGGCATCACCATTGCGTTGTTCGTGGCGTCGGTGTTTTCCATGCAGTTCGTGCAGAACCAGTTCTTTCCGTCCTCCGACCGTCCGGAAATCCTTGTCGACCTGAACCTGCCGCAAAACGCTTCGATCGCTGAAACCCGCAAGGCCGTGGACAAGCTCGAAGCCACGCTCAAGGATGACCCGGACATCGAGCGCTGGAGCACCTACATCGGCGAGGGCGCGATCCGTTTCTACCTGCCCCTCGACCAGCAATTGCAGAATCCGTACTACGCGCAATTGGTCATCGTCAGCAAGGGTCTGGAATCGCGAGAGGCGCTGAGTCAGCGTTTGCGCGAGCGCCTGCGCAAGGATTTCGTCGGTATCGGCAGTTACGTCCAGGCGCTGGAAATGGGTCCGCCAGTCGGTCGGCCGATTCAGTACCGGGTCAGCGGCAAGGACATCGACCAGGTGCGCAAACACGCCATCGCCCTGGCCACCGAGCTGGACAAGAACTCGCACATCGGCGAGATCATTTACGACTGGAACGAGCCGGGCAAAGTCCTGCGCATCGACATTGCGCAGGACAAGGTGCGGCAACTGGGGTTGTCGTCAGAAGACGTGGCCAACCTGATGAACAGCATCGTGGTCGGTGCGCCGGTGACCCAGGTCGATGACGATATCTACCTGATCAACGTCGTCGGCCGCGCAGTGGACGCGGAGCGCGGTACGCCGGAAACCCTGCAGAACCTGCAAATCGTCACGCCGAGCGGCACCTCGATTCCGCTGCTGGCCTTCGCGACTGTGCGCTATGAACTGGAGCAGCCGCTGGTGTGGCGCCGTGACCGCAAGCCGACCATCACCATCAAGGCTGCGGTGCGCGACGAGATTCAACCGACGGATCTGGTGAAACAACTCAAACCCGATATCGACAAATTCGCCGCGTCGCTGCCGGTGGGCTACAAGGTCGCTACGGGCGGCACCGTCGAGGAAAGCGGCAAGGCCCAAGGGCCGATTGCCAAGGTCGTGCCGTTGATGCTGTTCCTGATGGCGACCTTCCTGATGATCCAGTTGCACAGCGTGCAGAAGCTGTTCCTGGTCGCCAGCGTCGCGCCGCTCGGCCTGATCGGCGTGGTGCTGGCGCTGATCCCCACGGGTACGCCGATGGGCTTCGTGGCGATCCTCGGGATTCTGGCGCTGATCGGCATCATCATCCGCAATTCGGTGATTCTGGTGACGCAGATCGATGCTTTGGAGAAAGAGGGGCTGTCACCGTGGGATGCGGTGGCGCAAGCCACGGAACACCGTCGCCGGCCCATTTT